Proteins from a single region of Oreochromis niloticus isolate F11D_XX linkage group LG7, O_niloticus_UMD_NMBU, whole genome shotgun sequence:
- the LOC100701722 gene encoding coxsackievirus and adenovirus receptor homolog — protein sequence MDWPLLIVLQVLFQPSLSVLFTVEAEQSLYTSEFGESVVMGCKFNPKPSYPHPDLNVTWHWINSDSVQDVIRLDNGVARSESPKYRGRVQLLTEELAEGWAKLKMSSLRISDAGKYQCVVHSADGADYKTIALSVEASYKPVTKRIERVATGDEVLITCQSEGYPKSTVEWQNGNLETLNPNTTAESTPDQIFRITSQIKVSSTEKNNYTCKFTKDGPSATISIPDDIPLLPAKNDAVIIILCIGVIVVLASVGVVTYRRRKGSHNHSTHSTRNLLERPAPTAASCLRSYDDNYENEITTCNEGHVEENLGLYVKTHYSESFLSAERRNQCGTFSAEELPRRLQNNEGHPVNLPALLPGAGETFFLEGLPGSGKTTVAHILISSWTEWPTDALSNFLDLSALRLLLYVDCSSVKGDLFQEITTQLPLTKKISTEKLRTLLITSGKALLLLDGYKEGNQYFDDSLRKFLSEQTGCRVLVTASPGHCPVLRQTVGNEGVRKLQIQPAKY from the exons ATGGACTGGCCCCTTCTTATAGTTTTACAAGTGTTATTTCAGCCCTCTCTCTCAG TCTTGTTCACTGTGGAGGCAGAGCAAAGCCTGTACACGTCAGAGTTTGGAGAAAGTGTCGTGATGGGCTGCAAGTTCAACCCTAAACCCTCCTATCCTCACCCTGACCTGAACGTGACCTGGCACTGGATCAACTCTGACTCCGTTCAGGACGTGATCCGGCTGGATAATGGCGTGGCGCGCTCGGAATCTCCAAAGTATCGGGGACGAGTGCAGCTTCTGACCGAGGAGCTGGCGGAAGGCTGGGCTAAACTGAAG ATGTCCAGTCTTAGAATCAGTGACGCCGGGAAGTACCAGTGTGTGGTTCATTCAGCGGATGGAGCCGACTATAAAACTATAGCCTTGTCTGTTGAAG CATCTTATAAACCAGTGACCAAACGCATTGAGAGGGTTGCAACGGGTGATGAGGTCCTGATAACCTGCCAGTCTGAGGGATACCCTAAGTCAACAGTTGAATGGCAGAATGGAAACCTGGAGACACTCAATCCCAACACCACTGCTGAATCAACACCAGACCAGATTTTTAGAATCACCAGCCAGATAAAAGTCAGctcaacagaaaaaaacaactacacctGTAAATTTACAAAAGACGGCCCCTCCGCAACAATTTCTATTCCAG ATGACATACCACTTCTTCCTGCAAAAAATGATGCTGTCATCATTATACTGTGCATAGGAGTGATAGTGGTATTAGCCTCTGTTGGAGTGGTCACCTATCGACGACGAAAAG GATCCCACAATCACAGCACTCACAGCACCAGGAACCTCCTGGAAAGACCTGCTCCTACCGCTGCTTCCT GTCTAAGAAGTTATGACGACAACTATGAGAATGAGATAACTACTTGTAATGAAG GCCATGTGGAGGAAAATCTGGGGTTGTATGTGAAAACGCATTACTCAGAAAGCTTTCTCAGTGCAGAGCGAAGAAATCAATGCGGCACTTTCAGTGCGGAGGAGCTGCCTCGCAGACTGCAAAACAA tgaagGCCACCCTGTGAATCTTCCTGCTTTACTCCCGGGAGCTGGCGAGACATTTTTCCTTGAGGGACTTCCCGGAAGTGGGAAAACAACTGTAGCCCACATCCTGATCTCATCCTGGACTGAATGGCCCACAGATGCCCTTTCCAACTTCCTTGACCTCAGCGCACTTCGTCTTCTCTTATATGTTGACTGCAGCTCCGTGAAGGGCGACTTGTTTCAGGAGATAACAACTCAGCTTCCACTCACCAAAAAGATATCAACAGAAAAGCTGAGAACTCTTTTAATCACATCTGGCAAGGCTCTGCTTTTGTTGGACGGCTACAAAGAAGGAAACCAATATTTCGATGACTCATTAAGGAAGTTTCTAAGTGAACAAACAGGTTGCAGGGTGCTGGTCACGGCCAGCCCAGGACACTGCCCCGTGCTCAGGCAAACGGTTGGGAATGAAGGAGTTCGAAAGCTTCAAATACAACCTGCAAAGTACTGA